CGCCGGTAACAACCTCTATATCATCCCCCTGCAACAGGGAGAGACTGAGGTTGGTAGGGGTTCCACCGAACATATCGGTAAGAATGAGAACACCATTCCCGTTATTCACTTCGGCAATGTTGTTTTTAAGAGAATCAACAGCCGCGTCAATGCCCTGCGAAACATCAACACTGAGGGAGATAATTCCCTCTTGAGGCCCGACTATTAATTCACCCGCTTCTATAAGCGCTTGTCCGAAGTTACCATGAGTAACAAGAACAATTCCGTTTTTGCTAGATTCTGTGCCCATCAAAATTCCCGATATATTCAACTATAAAAACTATTTTAAATGAATGTGCTTATGCTCAAGTGAAACAGAATAACCATTATCCTTGAGAGTTGCAAATATCCTTTCAGCGGTGGCAACGGAACGATGACGTCCGCCGGTACAGCCAACAGCAATAGTCAGCCTGTATCTTCCTTCCTCCTCGTAAAGAGGAAGCACATACTGAATGAAATCGAGATATTTCTCAATAAAAATTGAACCGGGTTCCGTACCTAAAACATAATCAGAAATAACCTTATCCTGACCGGAAAACGGGCGAAGCTCTTCTTCAAAGTATGGATTAGGCAGAAAACGAAGATCCATAACCATATCCGCAGCAGTTGGCACATCATGCTTAAAACCAAAAGACATAACATGAACACGCAATCCACGGGTCTTCTCGCTGAGCTCGGCCCATTTTTCCTGAATCCTGCGCCGCAGATCATGAATGGAATAAGTAGTGGTATCAATGACCAGATCAGCCTGATTGCGGACTTCTCCAAGAGCTTCCTTCTCTTTTTCAAGAGCCTGCTCAAGACCGATATCTCTCGATTCAAGGGGGTGTAAACGGCGGGTGGTGGCGTATCTACGCACCAATTCCGGCAGACGTGCTTCAAGATAAAGAATACTTGGACGATACCCTTTGGAAGTTAGTTCTTCACGGGTGGCTTCCCAGTCGACACTGAATTCAAGCTGTCGCAGATCCATACCCAGCACCAGCCCACGGTAGGCATTGTCACGAGTATTGAAAAGTTCAACCAGACGCGGAAGCATCCCTGCGGGCAGTCCGTCAACACAGAAAAAACGCAGATCCTCGAAGACTTTCAGAACAGTAGATTTACCGGCACCGGAAAGCCCGGTAACAACAATCACAGGAAAGGAATCCACATCAACCACCCCAGTATCCTCCTTGTACAATAGCCCACAAACAAAATTAGCAATGACCTGAGTTCATTGCTAATCTGATTTTCATTGATTCCGTAAGATTCCGGATCTAGCCGAGACCGAGAAGTTTAAGCAAATCCTGCTTATCCCCGGTATCAATAAACGCCTGCCGGAAAGCTTCATCTTTAAGCTGCCGGGAAATCTGCGCCAGCACCTTCAAATGAGCACCGGCCCCCTGCTCGGGGGCCAGTACCATAAAGAATATCTTACATGGCTGCATGTCCAGAGATTCAAAGTCGACTCCCTCGCTGGAGCGGCCGACAACTACGACAATCTCTTCAAGACATTCCAGTTTACCGTGGGGGATGGCTATGCCATCCCCGATTCCGGTTGTTCCAAGTTTTTCACGATCATTAAGGACCTTAAGGGCATTTTCCACATCCACTTCCAGACCTGCGTCCTTGAGGGTGGAAACCATTTCTTTCAGAACTTCACTCTTATCAGAGGCCTGTAGTTCATGAACAACAAGGTCCTTCGCCAAATTATCAGTTATATTCATCAGTTAGTATCCCGGGTCAATTAAACCGAAATCGCCATTATTGCGGCGGTAGATTACATTTATAGCTTCGTTATCCGCATTGCGGAATACGAGGAATTCATGGTCGAGAGTCTGAAGCTGCTCTGCGGCTTCATCAATACTCATAGGCTTGGGAACAAAAGAGTCGGACTCGACAATTACAGGTTCCCTGTACTCTTCCTCTCCATAGCTGAGAATATCCATACGGGCAGGAGCTGCGTCCTTACGCCTGTGACTTCTCATCTTTTCATTTGCGCGGCGAAGCTGGGCTTCTAGCTTGTCCAGAACCATATCCACGGTGGAATACATGTCCTCGGACACTTCGTAAGCTGAGACATGTAAATGGTCGGAGGTAAAAACTACTTCCGCAACATGCCTGAACTTATCAACTGACAGATTCACCTGCATATCAGTATTGTCAGGGTTGCTGACGTACTTTACCAACTTGGAGAAACGGCTGTTTGCATATTCCTTAAGATGTTCGGATGCGTCGAAATTCTTAAAAGTAAATGCTACGTTCATAAAGAGCCTCCTTAGTAAGGGGTGAATATGCGTTGATTTCTCCGGACTACATTAGAATACCTTTTTCCTCTTGGATGAGGAGAGTATCCCCATTGCAGTCCTGTACTTGGCTACGGTCCTTCTGGCTATATTGACTTCCAGCTTCTCTTTGAGAATCTCAGCAATCTTCTCGTCGCTGAGGGGCTTCTTTCCGTCCTCTTCGCCGATCAACTTTTTGATCGTCGCCTTGACGGACTCGGAACCGACCTGAGATCCGTCATCCAGACCGAGAGCACTATTAAAAAAGAACTTAAGTTCATAGATTCCATGCGGAGTAGAAACATACTTATTAGTAGTGATTCGACTCACAGTGGATTCATGCATCTCGATGTCTTCCGCAACCTCCTTAAGGATAAGCGGTTTTAACTTGGTGACACCGTGGGCGAAAAATTCGCGCTGAAACCTCACTATGGATTCAAGAACTTTATATAAGGTGCGCTGCCGCTGGTACAGGCTCTTCATCAGCCATTGTGCGGAACGCATCTTGTCCTGAAAATATTCCTTATCATCTCCCTTGGTTGATGCCAACGTCTCCACATAAAAAGCATTCATCTGCAATTTAGGAAGACCGTCTTCGTTCAGAACTATGACAAAATCACCATCATATTCATAAACATAAGCATCCGGGCTGACATAGAAAGAGTCTCCACCTGAAAAACTTGCTCCGGGCAATGGATCAAGTGTCTGCATCAGATCAAGGTAACTCTTTAAATCCTCCATGCTGAGCTTGAACTTCCGAGCCAGCGGCTTGTAGCGTTTCTTCTCAAGATCATCCAGATGGTCCCGGACCAACGAGACCAGAATCGGATCATCATCAAGCTTCAATGCTTCCAGCTGGATAAGCAGACATTCCTGCGGAGTCCTTGCCGCCACGCCTACCGGATCGAAACGCTGGATGCGGTGAAGCACCTTTTCCACGTCTTCGATTTCAGCATAGCATGTTTCACATACTTCTTCCAAGTCTATCCGTAAAAAACCTCCCGAACTTAAATTACCCATAAGGCATTCGCCGATGGTCTTTTCTTCGTCGGTAAAATCAGAGAGGCTCATCTGCCAATGCAGATGCCCTTCAAGAGAAGCCGTCTTGGTCAGACGCGTTTCAAATGAAGTTCCTTCTTCATAAGATTCAGACTCGCGGGAAGCAGACTGCTTTGATGTGCTGGAGAATTCACCGAGATAGTTTTCCCACTCGGCTTCCTTGGAAATTTGTGCCTCTTCGGCCGTAGCGGTGCCTGCATCAGCATCAGCAGCGTCAGTTCTCTCCTGCGCTTCAGCTTCTTCAAGAATAGGATTCTCCATAAGCTCCTGATGGACACTATCCACCAGTTCCAGACGGGAGAGCTGCAACAACTTGATCGCCTGCTGCAACTGAGGAGTCATAACCAGCTGTTGAGTAAGCTTTAATTGTTGTCTAAGTTCCAATCCCATATATTCAGGCCACCTTATATTAGTCTCAAACTCAATTTATTTCAGTTAGTTGCACACCAAAGCAATAAAAAAAAATTTTATTAAACCTCAGCCTTGATTTGACTATGCCACATCCCATTACAAGATGCAACAAAGACCTCTGAATTATCTGATATTTAAGGATTTTTTACATACAGAATTTGTATATGAAAAAAGTGTACCAATGTTCGGGCAGACTGTAAATCAACAATGCCAAAATTAATCAAACTTTAGCCCAAAAAAGAGCCGGACTTCAAAAAATGAAGCCCGGCCTGAAAAACAAAATTAGCGTAAAAAACGACTACAAACTAAAACTATCACCCAGATAAAGCCTGCGTGCCTTGGTGTTCTTCACAATATTTTCCGGTGAACCGTTAAGGATAACCCTACCCTCGTAAACAAGATAGGCCCGGTCACAGATGGAGAGTGTTTCACGCACGTTGTGGTCAGAGATCAGAATTCCCAGCCCCATATCTTTCAGTGAAGAAATGATGTCCTGAATATCAATTACTGCGATGGGATCAATCCCCGCAAAGGGTTCGTCAAGCAGAATGAACTTCGGATTGTTAATCATGGCCCGTGCAATCTCAAGACGGCGGCGCTCACCACCGGAAAGATACATGGCCTTCTGGTCTGCCAAACGCAGAATACCCAGTTGGTCAAGCAGTTCATCCGCCCTTTTCGGCACATCTTTACCGGAAAGACCGGTATGTTCGATTATGATTTCAAGATTCTTACGCACGGAAAGTTTCTTGAAAATGGAGCTTTCCTGCGGAAGATAACTGATCCCCTGACGTGCCCGCTCATGCAGGGGCAATCTGGTTATCTGCTTTTTATTAAGATAGACATCCCCGGAAGTAGGTTTGACCACCCCCACAAGCATATAGAATGTTGTGGTTTTCCCCGCTCCGTTAGGACCAAGCAGCCCCACAACCTCGCCCTCGCGCACGGTCAGCCCAATTCCGCGGACGACCTCCTTAGGTCCGTAGCACTTGACCAGTTTCTTGGCGATAATCGAAGACATAACTTCCTTTTTGATGCGCTACGCGCTTTTGATGAAATGATTTTGCCTCCGGCAGCCCTGCCGGGGGCCTCAAACCCTTTGAAAAGGGTTTAAGAATCCCAAACTTTTTTAATAGGGCTTCGCCGCTATAAACGCTTAATCATCATTAAATCATACAGACTAAGGCGAAACATTTTTCGGAGTATAAAAAATAGCCTCAATGGGTTTGTTACCGCCGACAACTTCAGCACGATTATCTTTCAGATAAAACTTAATCTCTTCACCCTGAATATTGTTGGGACCGTCCTGCAACTCGGCATTCCCATTCATATAAATAATGGAATCGCCCACAACATAAGTCAGTTTGTCGCAATGACCTTTGCGGTTGTTCATAACCACTTTAACATTACCACCGGCAACGATCTTCTTGATCTTATCCTGCGTGTCAGTAAGAGAATCACCTTCCGGTCTCAAGTGAGCGGTAAGAGTTTCCGAGGTAAGGGTCACGTCCAAGCGCACGACCTTAACATTACCGGAAAAAGTAATCCGGTTACGGTTTTCGCTAAAAGTCATCTTGGTGGATGTAATCTTGATAGGCACTTCATCCGGCCCGCCGGGCACGCGCTTCTTCTGCGGCTTTTCTTTTTTCACAACCGGAGCTTCAGCTTTGAGGTAAGTACCGAAAACATAACCGACACGCTTCAACTCTTTATCTTTTCCGGGCTTGAAAACAGGATACCATTTACCTTCTTCCTGCCCGACACTGACGGATTCACCAAGTTCAAGTTTGTCCACGATAAGAGACTTGGCATTTGGTTCAGAACGAACATTGAGAACCGCAGTGGCATACATTATTTTAGTCTGAACCGGAGCCAGTAACATTTCGTCCATGGCTTCTTCCATGGCAGCCAACTCACCGCCCCTTTCAATTTCCTGCTTTGCCTTTTTGGCCTTCTCTGCCTTGATTTCAGCCTTACGGGCATCAATTCCGGCCATCTGGGCTTTTTCCAGATTTTTGGGATAAGGAGCAAGGAAAGGCCCCCATGCATACCCCCAGACGGGAGTATCCTTTTTGACCATGGTATCAATGCGATAGAGGGCATACATGCCGCCCTTATCAATCCCAACCTGCGCACGATGACCGGGACTGAGCAGCCCCACAGCCTTTGAAGTGGCCACAGGTTTTTCAATCACATTAATTCTGCGCACGGCATAACGGATGCGAGCATCATCATTAACAATATCAATGTCGCTCTGCTTTACAAACCCAAGAGCATCAGCTTCAGAAACAACTTTTGCGTCAGCCTTAAAAATTGCATACCAGCCGCCTTTGAGGAAGCCGACCTTAACTTTATCACCGGACTTGATCATCCCTCCGGTTGAAGACTTCACTGTCCGCTCCAGATGGTATTTAAGATCCTTGCCCACGTAACGGATATCACCCCAATCCACCAAAGGACTGTCAGGAGCAGCAGGAACAACAACCTTACGGGAAACATAGCCCACAGGTTTCATGTCCTTTTCATCAGAAGCGGGATAAACCGGATACCAATTACCCTGTGCTTTGCCGACCAGAAAACTTTCCGCCGGGGAAAGAACCCATACTACGGCCCCTTTCAAATCGGGTTTTGCGCGTACATTGGCAATAGTCCGGGCAATCTTCAACTCAGACTTTTCATAGGCATGGGCAGATGTTCCAGCCAAAATAAAAACAAGGAAGAACACCGCACAAACAATGGCGGGAGAAAGCAATGCGGATGCGGACCAGCCGCTAAACAATGAACTTTTTTCAGCTATATTAATCAAATGAATGCTCGCTTCTATTGAGGCATTACCACCATGTCCGGTGAAATCAGGGCTTCCATTCCGTCTTCAATCATTATTTCACGGGTGACAAGGTCTACCTTGACCCGATTGGAAGTGATGTAAACGGCAGGACTCTGCACTTTTACATTACCTTCAAGAAAAAGCAGGTTGTCTTTGGGTTTAAAGTCAAGGCGATCAGCCACAAGGCCCATATCACCGTAATGACCTTTAACATTATCCCAGAGCTTGAGGCCTTCACCTTTTTGACTGACCTCACCATGCAAAGCACTGACAAAGACTTCCTTGCGGTCCCGGCCAAGATAATATGTGACCCGGGGTTTGTCAGCAATGACCAGCCCTTTTTCCTGATCGTAGTCAGCACTTCCAGCCCGCAGAATCCACTCAATATCACCGCCGGTTCCCTGAATCAGCTCAATTTCCTCAGCGGAAATATCAGACTGATTTTTATTGGAAAGAAGCGGATTTTCCACAACATCACGTGCCATATGTGGAAAGGTTCCGTATTTCTTACCCAGCAGAGTTCCAGCGCAGACCCCGAAAGACAGGGATAAAATCAAAGATAAAACCAAGCCGATACGGCCCATCTAGCCTGCCCACTCTTTCCAGATTTCATTCAACTTGCCCTGAGCGTCAAGGATGAACGAAATAGCTTCACGCACAGCACCCTGACCGCCCTCGCGGCTGGAGATCCATTTGGATATTCCGAAAATTTCAGGCTGGGCATTCTTCACCGCCATAGGCAATCCCACGCGGACCATAACCGGAACATCAATCCAGTCATCGCCGACGTAGGCCACTTCTTCGTCTTTGAGTCCCTTTTCCTTAAGCAGCTTTTCATAAAAAGGCAGTTTCTCGCGCTGACCGGGATAATATTCAGTAATTCCCAGCTCGGTAACACGCTTTTCAACCGCACCGTGATTCAGTCCGGTGATTACCGCCAGCTCGATGCCCGCCTTCTGGGCAAACTTAATACCGAGGCCGTCCTGCACATTAAAACGCTTCACGACATTGCCTTCATGGTCATAGTAAAGACCACCGTCAGTAAGCACGCCGTCCACATCAAGGATGAGTAATTTAATTTTTTCAGCACGCTGCCTAGCAGACATAATCTACACTCCATGCGGCCAAAAGATCCTTAACCAAGTCTTCTGCTCGATCAAGGGGCCAGCTGTTGGGACCATCGCAAAGTGCACAATCCGGGTCGGGATGGGTTTCCATGAACACACCGGAAGCCCCCGCTGCAACAGCAGCACGGGAAAGCACAGGTACAAATTCACGCTGACCGCCGGACTTACCGTCCAAACCACCGGGAAGCTGCACTGAATGGGTGGCATCAAAAACAACCGGGCATCCCAGCTCTTTCATAATTGCCATGGAACGCATGTCCACCACAAGATTATTGTAACCGAATGAAGACCCGCGCTCGGTAAGCCAGATACGTTCATTTCCGGCTTCGCGCAGCTTATTCACCACGTGACGCATTTCATGAGGAGCAAGAAACTGGCCCTTCTTAACGTTGATGACCCGTCCGGTATTAGCGGCAGCAACAAGAAGGTCGGTCTGGCGGCAGAGAAATGCGGGAATCTGAATCACATCAGCCACTTCGCCAACAGGCGCGGCCTGATCCGGGGTATGAATGTCGGTGACAACGGGAAGACCGGTTTCGTCTTTCACCCGCTGCAACCATTTAAGCCCTTCCTCCATGCCCGGTCCCCTGAAAGAAGTAATGGAGGTCCGATTGGCCTTGTCGAAAGAGCTTTTGAAAATTACCGTCACATCAAGACGGGAAGCGATGTCTGCCAGCACTTCTGCGGCGCGCAGGGCGACATCTATGGTTTCCAGTGCGCAAGGTCCCGCCAGAATAAACGGTCCCTGCAAACTTTTCTGATATAATTCATCGGGGGTCAAAAAGACTACCCTCCAGATATAAGGTTGCCCGGAAACACGGCATAACAGCGTTCCCGGGCAATCAAAAGTTAATTTTTATTTATTGTCGCGGGCGGCCTTGATGAAATCCCTGAACAGCGGATGTGCGTTCATGGGAGTGGATTTGAATTCCGGGTGGAACTGACAACCCAGGAACCACGGATGATCGGGAACTTCCACAATCTCAACCAGAGCTTCGTCCGGGGAAAGACCACTCAGAACCAGACCGGCTTCAACGAGTTGATCCGCAAATTTTTCTTTGTTGAATTCGTAACGATGACGGTGGCGTTCCTGAATTTCAGCTTCGCCGTAAGCTGCCATTGCTTTAGTGCCTTCAACAACTTTGCAGGGGTAAGCACCAAGACGCATTGTTCCGCCTTTGTCGCTTTCTTCGCAACGGCTTTCAGTCTTCTTGGTGCGGTAATCGTACCATTCTTTCATCAAGTAAATTACATTGTCAGTACCGTTAGGATTGAACTCTTCAGAATTAGCACCCTTCAGCCCCATAACGTTACGAGCATATTCAATCACAGCGCACTGCATGCCGAGGCAGATTCCAAAGAAAGGAACCTTATTTTCGCGAGCATACTGGATAGTAGTAATTTTACCTTCAACTCCACGGTGACCGAATCCTCCGGGAACCAGAACGCCGTCAATTCCGGCCATCTTTTCCTTAACATTTTCAGGAGTGATCTCTTCGGAATTCACATAACGCAGGTTGACTTTAACCTCGTTAGCAACACCGCCGTGGATGAGGGCTTCGTGCAATGACTTGTAAGCTTCCTTGAGGTCCACATATTTACCGACAATGCCGATTGTGGTTTCACCTTTGGGGTGCTCAAGAATATGATTAAGTTTTTTCCATGGCTCAAGATTGCAGTTCTTAGCCGGAAGCTTAAGCAGGATAGCGATTTTCTGATCCAAACCTTCATTATAAAAACTGAGCGGAAGCTGGTAGATAGACTTAACATCAACAGCAGTGAAAACCGCGTCACGGTCAACGTCACAGAAAAGTGCAATCTTGCGTTTGATATCTTCATCCAGATCAACTTCACTACGACAGAGAATAATATCAGGATGAATACCGATACCACGAAGTTCTTTAACGGAGTGCTGGGTAGGCTTGGTTTTTACTTCACCGGCAGCAGCAAGATAAGGAACGAGGGTCAGGTGAATATAAAGCACATTCTCGCTGCCCAGTTCGGAGCGCAGCTGACGGATGGCTTCAAGAAAAGGAAGACCTTCAATATCACCAACAGTACCGCCGATCTCGATGAGGGCCACGTCCTCGCCGTTGGGAACATTTTTCACGGCGTTCTTGATCTCATCAGTAATGTGCGGAATAACCTGTACGGTACCGCCGAGGTAATCGCCGCGACGTTCTTTGGTGATTACGTTGTGATAAACACGACCGGAAGTCATGTTGTTTTTCTGGCCAAGCGGAACCCCAAGGTAACGTTCATAGTGACCGAGGTCGAGATCGGTTTCCGCGCCGTCGTCAGTTACGTAAACTTCCCCGTGCTGAAAGGGGTTCATGGTACCGGGGTCAACATTGATATAAGGATCAAGCTTCTGAATGGTTGCGGTCATCCCTCTGGCTTTAAGAAGTGCGCCGATGGATGCTGCTGCAAGCCCTTTACCAAGTGAGGACAACACGCCCCCGGTGATGAATATAAATTTGGTTTTCATAACGCTCCTGTCCCGTGGCGGACAATTTATTTTAAAATATCGCTGTTACATAAAACAAAATGGACAGCGAATAAAGTCAGTAAATAGGAAAAAACACAAAAAGGGACCCAACCCGTTAACAATCCCATATTCAGGCGTATCCCACTTAAAAAAAATGTGTTAGCGGTACGTCCTGAGGAATATAGACTGTTGACGGAAAGCTGACCCGCAATTATGTTCCTCTCTTCAAAACACGCATTAGATAGTCTTGGAATATTTCTATTGTCAACATCTGGAGGACAAAAATATATGGCCCGCGTTAAAGTTTTGGTCATCACCGGTTACGGAACCAACTGTGAACACGAGTCTGCTCATGCCGCTAAAAAAGCGGGCGCAGACGAAGTAGACGTCACTTATTTTTCCGATCTAGCAGCAGGTAAAAAAAACCTTGAAGGTTATAATTACCTGATTTTTCCCGGCGGATTTCTTGATGGCGATGACCTCGGAGCAGCACAGGCTGCCGCGCTCCGCTGGAAACACGCCCACACCGCAGACGGAAGCCCCCTTGTGGACCAGATCAAAAAATTCTTTGAAGACGGAGGCGTAATCCTTGGAATCTGTAACGGATTCCAGCTGCTGGTCAAACTCGGCCTGCTGCCCGCAGTGGGTGGTGAGTACTTCACCCGTCAGGTTTCGCTCAGCTACAACGATTCCGCAAAATACGAGGACCGCTGGGTACACCTCAAGGCCAACCCCGATTCCCCTTGTGTTTTCACCAAGGATATCGACACCCTGAACGTACCTGTACGTCACGGTGAAGGTAAAATCATCCCCGCTGATGATGCCATGCTGGAAAAAATCGTGGAGAACAACCTTCACGCAGTCCAGTACATAGATCCCGAATCCGGCGATGTGACACAGGAATACCCTGCCAACCCCAACGGTTCCCCGCTGGGTATTGCAGGTCTGACTGATCCCACCGGCCGCATCCTCGGGCTCATGCCTCACCCAGAAGCATTCAACCACCCCACCAACCACCCCAAGTGGACTCGTGGCGACATCCCCACCCTCGGGCTGGCGTTGCTCGAAGGTGGCGTAAAATATATTAAGTCACTTTAATTGATGCGCTATCGCGCATTTTATTAAAAGACTTTGCCTCCG
This Desulfovibrio sp. JC022 DNA region includes the following protein-coding sequences:
- a CDS encoding PTS sugar transporter subunit IIA, whose protein sequence is MGTESSKNGIVLVTHGNFGQALIEAGELIVGPQEGIISLSVDVSQGIDAAVDSLKNNIAEVNNGNGVLILTDMFGGTPTNLSLSLLQGDDIEVVTGVSLPMLLKAFQMRNESLQKMAEEVSKAAAKGIVIAGEMLRKRTSKG
- the rapZ gene encoding RNase adapter RapZ translates to MVDVDSFPVIVVTGLSGAGKSTVLKVFEDLRFFCVDGLPAGMLPRLVELFNTRDNAYRGLVLGMDLRQLEFSVDWEATREELTSKGYRPSILYLEARLPELVRRYATTRRLHPLESRDIGLEQALEKEKEALGEVRNQADLVIDTTTYSIHDLRRRIQEKWAELSEKTRGLRVHVMSFGFKHDVPTAADMVMDLRFLPNPYFEEELRPFSGQDKVISDYVLGTEPGSIFIEKYLDFIQYVLPLYEEEGRYRLTIAVGCTGGRHRSVATAERIFATLKDNGYSVSLEHKHIHLK
- a CDS encoding PTS sugar transporter subunit IIA yields the protein MNITDNLAKDLVVHELQASDKSEVLKEMVSTLKDAGLEVDVENALKVLNDREKLGTTGIGDGIAIPHGKLECLEEIVVVVGRSSEGVDFESLDMQPCKIFFMVLAPEQGAGAHLKVLAQISRQLKDEAFRQAFIDTGDKQDLLKLLGLG
- the raiA gene encoding ribosome-associated translation inhibitor RaiA, whose protein sequence is MNVAFTFKNFDASEHLKEYANSRFSKLVKYVSNPDNTDMQVNLSVDKFRHVAEVVFTSDHLHVSAYEVSEDMYSTVDMVLDKLEAQLRRANEKMRSHRRKDAAPARMDILSYGEEEYREPVIVESDSFVPKPMSIDEAAEQLQTLDHEFLVFRNADNEAINVIYRRNNGDFGLIDPGY
- the rpoN gene encoding RNA polymerase factor sigma-54, whose product is MGLELRQQLKLTQQLVMTPQLQQAIKLLQLSRLELVDSVHQELMENPILEEAEAQERTDAADADAGTATAEEAQISKEAEWENYLGEFSSTSKQSASRESESYEEGTSFETRLTKTASLEGHLHWQMSLSDFTDEEKTIGECLMGNLSSGGFLRIDLEEVCETCYAEIEDVEKVLHRIQRFDPVGVAARTPQECLLIQLEALKLDDDPILVSLVRDHLDDLEKKRYKPLARKFKLSMEDLKSYLDLMQTLDPLPGASFSGGDSFYVSPDAYVYEYDGDFVIVLNEDGLPKLQMNAFYVETLASTKGDDKEYFQDKMRSAQWLMKSLYQRQRTLYKVLESIVRFQREFFAHGVTKLKPLILKEVAEDIEMHESTVSRITTNKYVSTPHGIYELKFFFNSALGLDDGSQVGSESVKATIKKLIGEEDGKKPLSDEKIAEILKEKLEVNIARRTVAKYRTAMGILSSSKRKKVF
- the lptB gene encoding LPS export ABC transporter ATP-binding protein; the protein is MSSIIAKKLVKCYGPKEVVRGIGLTVREGEVVGLLGPNGAGKTTTFYMLVGVVKPTSGDVYLNKKQITRLPLHERARQGISYLPQESSIFKKLSVRKNLEIIIEHTGLSGKDVPKRADELLDQLGILRLADQKAMYLSGGERRRLEIARAMINNPKFILLDEPFAGIDPIAVIDIQDIISSLKDMGLGILISDHNVRETLSICDRAYLVYEGRVILNGSPENIVKNTKARRLYLGDSFSL
- a CDS encoding LptA/OstA family protein, which produces MINIAEKSSLFSGWSASALLSPAIVCAVFFLVFILAGTSAHAYEKSELKIARTIANVRAKPDLKGAVVWVLSPAESFLVGKAQGNWYPVYPASDEKDMKPVGYVSRKVVVPAAPDSPLVDWGDIRYVGKDLKYHLERTVKSSTGGMIKSGDKVKVGFLKGGWYAIFKADAKVVSEADALGFVKQSDIDIVNDDARIRYAVRRINVIEKPVATSKAVGLLSPGHRAQVGIDKGGMYALYRIDTMVKKDTPVWGYAWGPFLAPYPKNLEKAQMAGIDARKAEIKAEKAKKAKQEIERGGELAAMEEAMDEMLLAPVQTKIMYATAVLNVRSEPNAKSLIVDKLELGESVSVGQEEGKWYPVFKPGKDKELKRVGYVFGTYLKAEAPVVKKEKPQKKRVPGGPDEVPIKITSTKMTFSENRNRITFSGNVKVVRLDVTLTSETLTAHLRPEGDSLTDTQDKIKKIVAGGNVKVVMNNRKGHCDKLTYVVGDSIIYMNGNAELQDGPNNIQGEEIKFYLKDNRAEVVGGNKPIEAIFYTPKNVSP
- the lptC gene encoding LPS export ABC transporter periplasmic protein LptC, whose translation is MGRIGLVLSLILSLSFGVCAGTLLGKKYGTFPHMARDVVENPLLSNKNQSDISAEEIELIQGTGGDIEWILRAGSADYDQEKGLVIADKPRVTYYLGRDRKEVFVSALHGEVSQKGEGLKLWDNVKGHYGDMGLVADRLDFKPKDNLLFLEGNVKVQSPAVYITSNRVKVDLVTREIMIEDGMEALISPDMVVMPQ
- a CDS encoding HAD family hydrolase, giving the protein MSARQRAEKIKLLILDVDGVLTDGGLYYDHEGNVVKRFNVQDGLGIKFAQKAGIELAVITGLNHGAVEKRVTELGITEYYPGQREKLPFYEKLLKEKGLKDEEVAYVGDDWIDVPVMVRVGLPMAVKNAQPEIFGISKWISSREGGQGAVREAISFILDAQGKLNEIWKEWAG
- the kdsA gene encoding 3-deoxy-8-phosphooctulonate synthase is translated as MTPDELYQKSLQGPFILAGPCALETIDVALRAAEVLADIASRLDVTVIFKSSFDKANRTSITSFRGPGMEEGLKWLQRVKDETGLPVVTDIHTPDQAAPVGEVADVIQIPAFLCRQTDLLVAAANTGRVINVKKGQFLAPHEMRHVVNKLREAGNERIWLTERGSSFGYNNLVVDMRSMAIMKELGCPVVFDATHSVQLPGGLDGKSGGQREFVPVLSRAAVAAGASGVFMETHPDPDCALCDGPNSWPLDRAEDLVKDLLAAWSVDYVC
- a CDS encoding CTP synthase; the encoded protein is MKTKFIFITGGVLSSLGKGLAAASIGALLKARGMTATIQKLDPYINVDPGTMNPFQHGEVYVTDDGAETDLDLGHYERYLGVPLGQKNNMTSGRVYHNVITKERRGDYLGGTVQVIPHITDEIKNAVKNVPNGEDVALIEIGGTVGDIEGLPFLEAIRQLRSELGSENVLYIHLTLVPYLAAAGEVKTKPTQHSVKELRGIGIHPDIILCRSEVDLDEDIKRKIALFCDVDRDAVFTAVDVKSIYQLPLSFYNEGLDQKIAILLKLPAKNCNLEPWKKLNHILEHPKGETTIGIVGKYVDLKEAYKSLHEALIHGGVANEVKVNLRYVNSEEITPENVKEKMAGIDGVLVPGGFGHRGVEGKITTIQYARENKVPFFGICLGMQCAVIEYARNVMGLKGANSEEFNPNGTDNVIYLMKEWYDYRTKKTESRCEESDKGGTMRLGAYPCKVVEGTKAMAAYGEAEIQERHRHRYEFNKEKFADQLVEAGLVLSGLSPDEALVEIVEVPDHPWFLGCQFHPEFKSTPMNAHPLFRDFIKAARDNK
- a CDS encoding phosphoribosylformylglycinamidine synthase subunit PurQ codes for the protein MARVKVLVITGYGTNCEHESAHAAKKAGADEVDVTYFSDLAAGKKNLEGYNYLIFPGGFLDGDDLGAAQAAALRWKHAHTADGSPLVDQIKKFFEDGGVILGICNGFQLLVKLGLLPAVGGEYFTRQVSLSYNDSAKYEDRWVHLKANPDSPCVFTKDIDTLNVPVRHGEGKIIPADDAMLEKIVENNLHAVQYIDPESGDVTQEYPANPNGSPLGIAGLTDPTGRILGLMPHPEAFNHPTNHPKWTRGDIPTLGLALLEGGVKYIKSL